Genomic DNA from Shouchella patagoniensis:
TAATCGCCATTTTAGTGAAATGCGCCGTGGCAACGCAGAGGAAGATATTGCCTTTAAACAGCCGATTCCATATGTCGTTATTCGTAGAGGTTCAGAAATCTATTCATATGAACGTTTAAAAGGCGGAGGTGAATCTCGTCTACATCAAAAACTCTCCATCGGTTTTGGTGGGCATATGAATGCAATTCTGTCGTCTAGCTTTTCTGAAATGCTTGAAGCCAATACACAGCGGGAACTACATGAAGAACTTTATTTTGATTCTACCAAGCAAAAATCTATGCAAACGATCGGTTTAATTAACGATGATGAAAATGAGGTCGGTCGTGTCCATATCGGTATTTTATCTGTTCTTAACTTAGAAGATGATGCAGAAGTATCCGTGAAGGAAACAAACCAACTGGCAGGCCGCTGGATGACATTAGATGAATTAACTAAACCAGAAGCCTATGATCGCTTAGAAACATGGTCTCAATTCGTGGTTGATATATTTAAAAAATAAAATTTGTTCATGCTAAAGAAAGAGGGAACCTAAGAAAAAGGTCCCTCTTTTTCTTATATAATTTGTGCCCCCAATGCATTTTCAAAATGACGTAAGGCCCATTCATGTCCACTTTTATCGAAGCTTGCGACAGCATCCTTATATATAGTAAGTTTGTACCCTAACGAGTAAGCATACACAGCTGTATGCAGCACACATATATCAGTTACATCTCCAACAAGGTGAATGTCTGTTACTCCTCTTTCCCGCAACAACAAGTCCAAGTTTGTTCCTACAAATGCTGAGTACCTCGTTTTATCAAGCCATATGACATGATCTTCGTTTTTGATCATTTCATAATGTTCTTTTACTTTTCCATAAAGCTCCCTCCCTTTTGTGTTACGTATATTATGAGGTGGGTATAAAACTGTCTCTGGATGATGTTTATTTCCCTCTTCATGAACATCTACTGCATAAACAATTAAGTCTTGATTCTGATGAAATTGATGCACTCGCTCCAATAAAGGAATTTCTATCATTTGTCCTGGTTTTCCCACTGATAAAGCTCCATCACTAGCAATAAAATCATTTGTATAATCAATGACCAGCAAAGCTTTCATACCACTCACACCTTCCTTTTTAACAATTGTACCTTAAAAGTGTACATCCCTCTCTATTTTTGATACGTTTTTACAGAATACATCGATTAGGAGGGATTTACATGAAGACTGTTCAAGAACTTGAAGCTCAATTGGCTGAATTAAAAAGCGATTTCATCCGCATTCAAGGTGACGTAGAGAAAATTGAAACCACCGGTGGTAATGTTGCATTAGCCGTAAAACAGCTTACTGCTCTTGAAAATGAAATTGCAGAAGTCCGAACCCAATTACGAGAAGCTTTAAAAAAGGATAACTAGTTTTTTATTCACATGCCTATCTTTTCTACTACCGAGATAGGCACATTTTTTCTCTAAATTGCATTCAATAAAACTTTTAATTAAACGTAACTCTGGAGTTGTGTATTGCCCTTTTCTTGCATATCTATTTACAAGTATGCAAAGTCAAAGAAAGGGGTTATTTACTATGCAAATTCATGTTGTACAGCCAGAGGAAACGCTCCAAGGTATTTCCCAGGCATACAGCACATCAGCACAATCGATTATAGAAGCAAATGAATTAGACGCGCCAGATCAACTCGTCATTGGTCAAACACTCGTTATCCCTATTTATGGACGCTATTACTTTGTTCAACCAGGTG
This window encodes:
- a CDS encoding cysteine hydrolase family protein, with product MKALLVIDYTNDFIASDGALSVGKPGQMIEIPLLERVHQFHQNQDLIVYAVDVHEEGNKHHPETVLYPPHNIRNTKGRELYGKVKEHYEMIKNEDHVIWLDKTRYSAFVGTNLDLLLRERGVTDIHLVGDVTDICVLHTAVYAYSLGYKLTIYKDAVASFDKSGHEWALRHFENALGAQII
- a CDS encoding SE1832 family protein; the protein is MKTVQELEAQLAELKSDFIRIQGDVEKIETTGGNVALAVKQLTALENEIAEVRTQLREALKKDN